A region from the Citrobacter koseri ATCC BAA-895 genome encodes:
- a CDS encoding mechanosensitive ion channel family protein produces MQELISQVEELGIEMNHTTSLVMIFGIIFLTAIIVHIILHWVVLRAFEKRASASSRLWLQIITQNKLFHRLAFTLQGIIVNIQAVLWLQKGTEAAEILTTCAQLWIMMYALLSVFSLLDVILNLSQKFPAASQLPLKGIFQGIKLIGAIIIGILMISLLIGQSPAILISGLGAMAAVLMLVFKDPILGLVAGIQLSANDMLKLGDWLEMPKYGADGAVIDIGLTTVKVRNWDNTITTIPTWSLVSDSFKNWSGMSASGGRRIKRSISIDATSIHFLDEDEQQRLYKAHLLKPYLTTRHQEIQEWNQQQTAPESVLNHRRMTNIGTFRAYLNEYLRHHPRIRKDMTMMVRQLAPDDQGLPIEIYAFTNTVVWLEYESIQADIFDHIFAVVEEFGLRIHQSPTGNDIRALSGAFQR; encoded by the coding sequence ATGCAGGAATTAATATCTCAGGTAGAAGAACTCGGGATCGAAATGAATCACACCACTTCGCTGGTGATGATTTTTGGCATTATTTTTCTCACTGCCATCATTGTGCATATTATTTTGCATTGGGTGGTGCTGCGAGCCTTTGAAAAGCGCGCCAGCGCCAGTTCACGCCTGTGGCTGCAAATCATTACCCAGAATAAATTATTTCACCGCCTGGCGTTTACGCTCCAGGGGATTATCGTCAATATTCAGGCTGTGCTCTGGCTACAAAAGGGGACTGAGGCGGCTGAGATATTAACCACCTGCGCACAACTGTGGATCATGATGTATGCCCTGTTGTCCGTCTTTTCGTTACTGGATGTTATTCTCAACCTGTCGCAAAAATTCCCGGCGGCGTCTCAGCTTCCGCTGAAAGGAATATTCCAGGGCATCAAGCTCATCGGCGCCATTATCATCGGTATTCTGATGATCTCCCTGCTGATAGGCCAGTCTCCGGCTATTCTCATTAGCGGTCTCGGCGCGATGGCCGCCGTCTTAATGCTGGTGTTTAAAGACCCCATTCTCGGTCTGGTCGCGGGTATACAGCTTTCAGCGAACGATATGCTGAAGCTGGGCGACTGGCTGGAAATGCCGAAATACGGCGCGGACGGCGCGGTGATCGATATCGGCTTAACCACCGTGAAAGTGCGCAACTGGGATAATACCATTACCACCATCCCCACCTGGTCCCTGGTTTCGGACTCTTTCAAAAACTGGAGCGGCATGTCCGCCTCTGGCGGTCGCCGAATTAAACGCAGCATCAGTATCGACGCCACCAGCATTCATTTTCTTGATGAGGATGAGCAGCAGCGTTTATATAAAGCGCATTTGTTAAAGCCCTATTTAACCACCCGTCATCAGGAAATCCAGGAATGGAACCAACAGCAGACTGCGCCGGAATCCGTACTCAATCATCGTCGGATGACCAATATTGGCACTTTCCGCGCCTACCTGAATGAATATTTACGCCACCATCCGCGTATCCGCAAAGATATGACCATGATGGTACGCCAGCTTGCGCCGGACGATCAGGGTTTACCCATTGAGATTTACGCGTTTACCAATACCGTGGTGTGGCTGGAATATGAAAGTATTCAGGCCGATATTTTCGACCACATTTTTGCCGTGGTCGAAGAGTTTGGCTTACGGATTCACCAGTCCCCTACAGGAAACGATATTCGCGCGCTGTCCGGGGCGTTTCAGCGCTAA
- a CDS encoding LacI family DNA-binding transcriptional regulator — translation MSIQKIAQLAGVSVATVSRVLNNSDTVKAKNRERVLQAIKESNYQPNLLARQLRTARSSMILVMVSNIANPFCAEVVKGIEEEAEKNGYRILLCNSGSDMARSKSALKLLSGKIVDGIITMDAFSKLPELTTIIGDAPWVQCAEYADKGAVSCVGINDVDAAQSVISHLVEKGYQRIALINHDLSYKYARLRERGYKAALHAWSLDYQAVEYASELSSSAGMAAMDVLLAAETRPDAVFAVSDTLAAGAMRAIANAGLRIPQDIAVVGFDGTELAEMVSPQLTTIEQPSRDIGRKAVGLLLNRIEHPDAPTERVMMDWRYISRAST, via the coding sequence ATGTCTATTCAAAAAATCGCCCAGCTCGCCGGTGTGTCGGTGGCGACGGTATCACGCGTGCTCAATAACAGTGATACCGTCAAAGCCAAAAACCGCGAGCGCGTGCTGCAAGCCATCAAGGAAAGTAACTATCAGCCCAACCTGCTGGCGCGCCAGCTTCGCACCGCGCGCAGCTCAATGATTCTGGTGATGGTTTCAAATATTGCGAACCCTTTTTGCGCAGAAGTGGTGAAGGGCATTGAAGAAGAGGCGGAGAAAAACGGGTATCGCATTCTGCTGTGTAATTCAGGCTCGGATATGGCGCGTTCAAAATCGGCGCTGAAACTGCTCTCGGGGAAAATTGTCGATGGCATTATCACTATGGACGCGTTTTCAAAATTACCGGAGCTGACCACCATAATCGGCGATGCGCCGTGGGTGCAGTGCGCGGAATACGCCGATAAAGGCGCGGTCTCCTGTGTGGGGATCAATGACGTTGATGCCGCACAGTCGGTCATCTCCCATCTGGTCGAAAAGGGGTATCAGCGGATTGCGCTGATCAACCATGATTTAAGCTATAAATATGCGCGTCTGAGGGAGCGGGGGTATAAGGCGGCGCTTCATGCCTGGTCTCTGGATTATCAGGCGGTAGAGTATGCCAGCGAACTGAGTTCCAGCGCCGGAATGGCGGCGATGGACGTTTTGCTGGCGGCAGAAACGCGCCCGGATGCGGTTTTTGCGGTATCGGATACCCTGGCGGCAGGGGCCATGCGCGCCATTGCCAACGCCGGATTGCGCATCCCGCAGGATATCGCCGTCGTGGGTTTTGACGGTACGGAGCTGGCGGAGATGGTTTCCCCGCAGCTGACCACTATCGAGCAGCCTTCCCGCGATATTGGCCGTAAAGCGGTCGGGCTGCTGCTGAACCGGATTGAACACCCGGATGCGCCAACCGAAAGGGTGATGATGGACTGGCGCTATATTTCCCGCGCCAGTACCTGA
- a CDS encoding Gfo/Idh/MocA family protein, giving the protein MIQVGIIGTGFIGPAHIEALRRPGNVSVVALCDSSLEKAQEKARALNVPHAYGSVEALLAHPGLQVVHNCTPNHLHADINRQVLRAGLSVFSEKPLCMTPDEARELAALAEQAGVVHGVSFVYRQFAMVQQAASMVRAGSVGRQFSVQGSYLQDWMLLETDYNWRVDPALGGSSRAVADIGSHWCDTVQFVTGKRIVEVMADLATVWPTRKASVERNSTFTQPLTERQWVDKPVSTEDRGAVLVRFDDGSKGCFSVSQVSAGRKNQLTFEINGSHCSLAWDQEVPQQLWIGHRQQANQILTDDPGLMNADVAGSAHFPGGHIEGWPDAFKNMMQQFYLAVQAGKMPAPEVRRFASFADGADVMYIIDAIVKSHQHQRWVSVMR; this is encoded by the coding sequence ATGATTCAGGTTGGTATTATCGGAACCGGGTTTATTGGCCCTGCGCATATTGAAGCCTTGCGCCGACCGGGAAACGTATCGGTGGTTGCGCTTTGCGACAGTTCGCTGGAGAAGGCGCAGGAGAAAGCCCGGGCGCTAAACGTTCCGCACGCTTACGGCAGCGTGGAGGCATTACTGGCGCATCCGGGATTGCAGGTGGTACACAACTGCACGCCGAACCATCTTCATGCCGACATCAATCGCCAGGTGTTGCGGGCGGGGTTGTCTGTGTTCTCCGAAAAACCGCTCTGCATGACGCCGGATGAAGCGCGTGAACTGGCCGCGCTGGCGGAGCAGGCGGGGGTGGTGCATGGCGTGAGTTTTGTCTACCGGCAGTTTGCGATGGTGCAGCAGGCCGCCAGCATGGTACGCGCCGGGAGCGTCGGGCGGCAGTTTTCCGTGCAGGGCAGTTATTTGCAGGACTGGATGCTGCTGGAAACCGACTATAACTGGCGCGTAGACCCCGCGCTTGGCGGGAGCTCACGCGCGGTGGCGGATATCGGTTCACACTGGTGCGACACGGTGCAGTTTGTTACCGGAAAGCGGATTGTGGAGGTGATGGCGGATCTTGCCACGGTCTGGCCAACGCGTAAGGCCAGCGTGGAAAGGAACTCGACGTTTACTCAGCCGCTCACGGAGCGCCAGTGGGTAGATAAACCGGTCAGCACGGAAGACAGAGGAGCGGTGCTGGTGCGTTTTGATGACGGCAGCAAAGGCTGTTTCAGCGTTTCACAGGTGAGCGCCGGGCGGAAAAACCAGCTGACATTTGAGATTAACGGCAGTCACTGTTCGCTGGCCTGGGATCAGGAGGTGCCGCAGCAGTTGTGGATCGGCCACCGGCAGCAGGCGAATCAGATCCTGACGGACGATCCCGGATTAATGAACGCGGATGTGGCTGGCAGCGCGCACTTTCCCGGTGGACATATTGAGGGCTGGCCGGATGCCTTTAAAAACATGATGCAGCAGTTTTATCTTGCGGTGCAGGCAGGAAAAATGCCCGCGCCGGAGGTGCGTCGTTTTGCCTCGTTCGCGGACGGTGCTGACGTGATGTATATCATTGACGCCATTGTGAAAAGCCATCAACACCAGCGGTGGGTGAGCGTGATGCGGTAA
- a CDS encoding sugar phosphate isomerase/epimerase family protein: MRTIKGPGIFLAQFIGRQPPFNTLEGLAGWAAGLGYKALQIPCNHKALFDVEQAAVSQTYCDDIRGMLADHGLVISELSTHLEGQLIAVHPAYDEAFAGFAPPSMRGNPQARQAWATQTLQQAAAASQKLGLTAHATFSGSLAWPYFYPWPPHNRQRFDEAFSELARRWRPILDCFDEHGVDVCYEIHPSEDLHDGVTFERFLALVDDHPRCHILYDPSHLLLQQMDYLGFVDVYHSRIKAFHVKDAEYRASSRSGVYGGYQPWIERAGRFRSPGDGQVDFKTLFSKFAQYDYPGWAVLEWECCLKEAATGAREGSEFIRRHIIPVSEHAFDDFAAGDEVRK; this comes from the coding sequence ATGAGAACCATTAAGGGACCGGGTATTTTTCTGGCGCAGTTTATCGGCAGGCAACCCCCGTTTAATACGCTGGAAGGGCTGGCCGGTTGGGCGGCAGGGCTGGGTTATAAGGCCTTGCAGATCCCCTGCAATCATAAAGCGTTGTTTGATGTTGAACAGGCCGCCGTGAGCCAGACCTACTGTGATGATATTCGCGGGATGCTGGCGGATCACGGCCTGGTCATCAGTGAATTATCGACCCATCTTGAAGGTCAACTGATTGCGGTACACCCGGCCTATGATGAGGCGTTTGCCGGTTTTGCGCCGCCGTCGATGCGCGGAAACCCGCAGGCGCGACAGGCATGGGCGACGCAGACGTTGCAACAGGCTGCCGCCGCTTCGCAAAAACTGGGGCTGACCGCACATGCCACCTTCTCCGGTTCGCTCGCCTGGCCCTATTTTTACCCCTGGCCGCCGCATAATCGTCAGCGTTTTGACGAGGCGTTCAGCGAACTGGCGCGCCGCTGGCGACCGATTCTCGACTGCTTTGATGAGCATGGCGTGGACGTGTGTTATGAGATTCACCCCAGCGAAGATTTGCACGATGGCGTTACGTTCGAGCGTTTTTTAGCGCTGGTCGACGATCATCCGCGTTGCCATATTCTGTACGATCCCAGCCACCTGCTGCTGCAACAGATGGATTATCTGGGCTTTGTGGATGTGTACCACTCGCGCATTAAAGCGTTTCATGTGAAAGATGCCGAGTATCGCGCCAGCAGCCGTAGCGGCGTATACGGCGGGTATCAACCCTGGATTGAACGGGCCGGGCGGTTTCGTTCGCCGGGTGACGGACAGGTGGATTTCAAAACGCTGTTCAGCAAGTTCGCCCAATATGATTACCCCGGCTGGGCGGTACTGGAGTGGGAGTGCTGCCTGAAAGAAGCCGCCACCGGCGCGCGTGAGGGCAGTGAATTTATTCGCCGTCATATTATTCCGGTTTCTGAGCATGCGTTTGATGATTTCGCTGCGGGTGATGAGGTACGTAAATGA
- a CDS encoding MFS transporter produces MVSTTESSGKQTVQYRLLVPRLSLMMFLQFFIWGSWSVTLGLVMTQYNMSLLIGDAFSAGPIASILSPFVLGMLVDRFFASQKVMAVMHVAGAAILWFVPQALVAQNGALLIGLLFGYTLCYMPTLALTNNIAFHSLSDKDKTFPVVRVFGTIGWIVAGIFIGVTGISDTTGIFTLAALCSVILALYSLTLPHTPAPAKGLPVKIRDLLCADAFALLKTRHFFVFSLCATLISVPLGTYYAYTASFLADAGVGDVSTAMSFGQMSEIVFMLVIPFLFRRLGVKYMLLIGMCAWFVRYAFFALGISEEGRFLLYLGILLHGVCYDFFFVVGFIYTDRIAGEKVKGQAQSMIVMFTYGIGMLLGSQISGALYNRLVAGQAVPQAWVTFWWLPAVAAAVIAAIFLFAFKYDEKELA; encoded by the coding sequence ATGGTGTCGACAACCGAAAGTAGTGGAAAACAGACCGTACAGTACCGGCTGCTGGTGCCGAGACTGTCGTTAATGATGTTCTTACAGTTCTTCATCTGGGGGAGCTGGTCGGTGACGCTGGGGCTGGTGATGACCCAGTACAACATGTCGCTGCTGATTGGCGATGCGTTTTCCGCCGGGCCGATCGCCTCCATCCTGTCGCCGTTTGTACTGGGGATGCTGGTGGATCGCTTCTTTGCGTCGCAAAAAGTGATGGCGGTGATGCATGTGGCGGGGGCGGCGATTCTGTGGTTTGTACCGCAGGCGCTGGTGGCGCAAAACGGGGCATTGCTCATCGGGCTGCTGTTTGGCTATACGCTGTGCTACATGCCAACGCTGGCGCTGACCAACAACATCGCCTTTCATAGCCTGTCAGATAAAGATAAAACCTTCCCGGTTGTACGCGTGTTCGGCACGATTGGCTGGATTGTGGCCGGTATTTTTATCGGCGTGACGGGGATTTCCGACACCACCGGGATCTTCACGCTTGCCGCGCTCTGCTCTGTGATTCTGGCGCTCTACAGCCTGACGCTGCCGCACACCCCTGCGCCAGCGAAGGGGTTGCCGGTGAAGATACGCGATCTTCTTTGCGCTGATGCGTTTGCATTACTCAAGACCCGCCACTTCTTTGTGTTCTCGCTTTGCGCGACGTTAATCTCCGTGCCGCTGGGGACTTACTACGCCTATACCGCCTCGTTCCTGGCGGATGCTGGCGTGGGCGATGTCAGCACCGCGATGTCATTCGGCCAGATGTCCGAAATCGTCTTTATGCTGGTGATCCCCTTCCTGTTCCGCCGTCTGGGGGTGAAATACATGCTGCTGATCGGGATGTGCGCCTGGTTTGTCCGTTATGCCTTCTTTGCGCTCGGCATCAGCGAAGAGGGGCGCTTCCTGCTCTATCTCGGTATTTTGCTTCATGGCGTGTGTTATGACTTTTTCTTTGTCGTGGGTTTTATCTATACCGACCGCATTGCCGGAGAAAAGGTGAAAGGGCAGGCGCAAAGTATGATCGTCATGTTTACCTATGGCATCGGTATGCTGCTCGGCTCGCAGATCTCCGGCGCGCTGTACAACCGCCTGGTTGCGGGGCAGGCGGTTCCCCAGGCCTGGGTGACGTTCTGGTGGCTCCCGGCAGTGGCCGCTGCGGTGATTGCCGCGATTTTCCTTTTCGCTTTCAAGTATGACGAGAAAGAGCTGGCGTAA
- the pheP gene encoding phenylalanine transporter, whose translation MKNASTASGNSLPDAASNGEPTLQRGLQNRHIQLIALGGAIGTGLFLGIGPAIQMAGPAVLLGYGVAGIIAFLIMRQLGEMVVEEPVSGSFAHFAYKYWGPFAGFLSGWNYWVMFVLVGMAELTAAGIYMQYWLPDVPTWIWAAAFFIIINAVNLVNVRLYGETEFWFALIKVLAIIGMIGFGLWMLFSGNGGEHASIENLWRYNGFFATGWNGLILSLAVIMFSFGGLELIGITAAEARDPHKSIPKAVNQVVYRILLFYIGSLVVLLALYPWVEVQSNSSPFVMIFHNLDSNVVASALNFVILVASLSVYNSGVYSNSRMLFGLSVQGNAPKFLTRVSRRGVPVNSLVLSGAITSLVVLINYLLPQKAFGLLMALVVATLLLNWIMICLAHLRFRAAMRRKGRDTQFRALLYPAGNYLCIAFLAMILVLMCTIDDMRLSAILLPVWILFLFVAFKLLRRKTR comes from the coding sequence GTGAAAAACGCGTCAACTGCATCTGGCAACAGTTTGCCTGATGCTGCGTCGAACGGAGAGCCGACGCTTCAACGGGGGTTGCAAAACCGCCATATTCAATTGATTGCGCTGGGCGGCGCAATTGGTACAGGTCTGTTTCTGGGGATTGGCCCCGCCATTCAAATGGCTGGCCCGGCGGTTCTGCTGGGTTACGGCGTCGCCGGAATTATCGCTTTCCTCATCATGCGCCAGCTGGGTGAAATGGTGGTTGAAGAACCCGTTTCCGGCTCTTTCGCGCACTTTGCATACAAATACTGGGGCCCCTTCGCCGGTTTTCTTTCCGGCTGGAACTACTGGGTCATGTTCGTACTGGTCGGGATGGCGGAGCTGACTGCCGCCGGTATCTATATGCAATACTGGCTTCCCGATGTTCCAACCTGGATCTGGGCCGCCGCGTTCTTCATTATCATCAACGCCGTTAACCTCGTGAACGTGCGCCTGTACGGTGAAACGGAGTTCTGGTTTGCGCTAATCAAAGTGCTGGCGATTATCGGCATGATCGGCTTTGGCCTGTGGATGCTCTTTTCTGGTAACGGGGGAGAACATGCCAGTATCGAGAACCTCTGGCGCTACAACGGCTTTTTCGCTACCGGCTGGAACGGGCTGATCCTCTCTCTGGCGGTGATCATGTTCTCTTTCGGCGGGCTTGAGCTTATTGGGATCACCGCCGCTGAAGCGCGCGATCCGCATAAAAGCATTCCAAAAGCGGTGAATCAGGTGGTTTACCGTATTCTGCTGTTTTATATCGGTTCGCTGGTGGTGCTGTTAGCGCTTTATCCGTGGGTGGAAGTGCAATCCAACAGCAGCCCGTTCGTGATGATTTTCCATAATCTCGACAGTAACGTGGTGGCTTCTGCGCTGAACTTTGTCATTCTGGTGGCCTCGCTGTCGGTTTATAACAGTGGCGTCTATTCCAACAGCCGTATGCTGTTCGGTCTTTCCGTTCAGGGAAATGCGCCGAAGTTTTTAACCCGCGTCAGTCGCCGTGGCGTACCGGTGAACTCGTTGGTGCTCTCTGGCGCTATCACCTCGTTGGTGGTACTCATCAACTATCTGCTGCCGCAGAAAGCCTTTGGCTTACTGATGGCGCTGGTGGTCGCCACGCTGCTGCTGAACTGGATTATGATCTGCCTGGCGCACCTGCGTTTTCGCGCGGCGATGCGGCGCAAAGGTCGCGATACGCAGTTCAGGGCGTTGCTGTACCCTGCCGGGAACTACCTGTGCATTGCTTTTCTGGCGATGATTCTGGTTCTGATGTGTACCATTGACGATATGCGCCTGTCGGCGATATTGCTGCCGGTATGGATACTGTTCCTGTTCGTTGCCTTTAAATTACTGCGCCGTAAAACCCGTTAA
- a CDS encoding YncE family protein, giving the protein MKKTTSALALLIAVALSGCAATSGSSTPVAPQATPTAPAVATDVQKRDLADGLYEMALSPSGDALYVASAEGFKDVQGGVVYKLDPKTLKTIGASHTDLKNFGMAISPDGKTVYVTNSLDGGVSALNTADGKVKNRVLFPERNPEGFPYGARQVLLHNGLLYIGAVADPAVIWVVDADTLKLKTRIKNTGKWMTGLHYSDSTQRIYAANGGGEILVINPRTQRVEKRWKPLGDKPALLLNMAEDTQTGRLFVTDNSKAKTTLVLDIHTGKLIKQLDVGDSLSVKFNPKRNELYISQRESGKLLSLNATDYSVKKSWDLPPNPNSLLLSADGQTLYVTVKQKFNKDHSTDAPDSVVRIDLNK; this is encoded by the coding sequence ATGAAAAAGACAACATCCGCGTTGGCCCTGCTGATTGCCGTTGCATTAAGTGGTTGTGCGGCCACTTCCGGTTCTTCAACCCCCGTTGCGCCGCAGGCAACGCCGACTGCGCCAGCCGTTGCGACCGATGTTCAGAAACGTGATTTAGCCGATGGACTGTATGAAATGGCGTTAAGCCCGTCAGGCGATGCGCTTTACGTTGCCAGCGCCGAAGGTTTTAAAGATGTGCAGGGCGGGGTGGTCTACAAACTGGATCCGAAGACGCTGAAAACCATTGGCGCCAGCCACACTGACCTGAAAAACTTCGGTATGGCGATTTCGCCGGACGGTAAAACCGTCTATGTCACCAATTCGCTGGATGGCGGCGTGAGCGCGCTGAATACCGCTGACGGCAAAGTGAAAAACCGTGTGCTCTTCCCGGAACGTAACCCGGAAGGATTCCCGTACGGCGCGCGTCAGGTTCTGCTGCATAACGGCCTGCTGTATATCGGCGCCGTTGCCGATCCGGCGGTGATCTGGGTCGTCGATGCCGACACCCTGAAGCTGAAAACCCGCATCAAAAATACCGGTAAATGGATGACCGGTCTGCACTACTCTGACAGCACGCAGCGTATCTATGCCGCGAATGGCGGCGGTGAAATTCTGGTTATCAATCCTCGCACGCAGCGCGTAGAAAAACGCTGGAAACCGCTGGGTGATAAACCGGCGCTGCTGCTGAATATGGCGGAAGATACGCAAACCGGTCGCCTGTTTGTTACCGACAACTCCAAAGCGAAAACCACGCTGGTGCTGGATATCCATACGGGCAAACTTATCAAACAGCTGGATGTGGGTGATTCCTTATCGGTGAAATTCAACCCGAAACGCAATGAGCTTTATATTTCTCAGCGTGAGTCCGGGAAGTTGCTCAGCCTCAACGCGACGGATTACAGCGTGAAGAAATCCTGGGATCTGCCGCCGAATCCAAACAGCCTGCTGCTGTCCGCCGATGGTCAGACGCTGTATGTCACGGTGAAACAGAAATTCAATAAAGATCACTCGACTGATGCGCCAGACAGCGTGGTGCGTATTGATCTGAACAAATAA
- a CDS encoding DnaJ family molecular chaperone: MNKIIKRLEIVKSAIELEDEEIIHQQLAHLKDASLDAAIGTIALAIEERRFGDAMREIAAWLQSQRAVSTWQDPGIAASKLELKALETQLRELIDKRNARIQILDDFNDLYHLRLGPLMGRILELRKQLAASAQRRQEAELRRREKDYQSCQQYISQAIDQLVKLKQHWVSLSSTSREAVETRERIQQQTELITSLLAEIRELENDFSRQDDSATRQAREEADHEYEEYQEQHQDAQHRYARDQRLSADERNELKRLWRQASRLCHPDVVADELKEKAHQMMVQLNQARQNADLATIRSLLTQLQSGLEPMLASDRLNNLAHLRSKIEQLRTQINALLKEISELETENAWRLATSVTDKEAYFAEQERALAEIRDTLEVQVKHAEQEILAG, encoded by the coding sequence ATGAATAAAATCATTAAACGGTTAGAGATCGTCAAAAGCGCCATCGAACTTGAGGATGAGGAGATCATCCATCAGCAACTTGCGCACCTGAAAGACGCCTCTCTGGATGCGGCCATCGGCACCATTGCCCTGGCGATCGAGGAGCGACGTTTCGGCGACGCGATGCGTGAAATTGCCGCCTGGTTACAGTCCCAGCGCGCCGTCTCGACGTGGCAGGACCCCGGCATCGCCGCCAGCAAGCTGGAACTGAAGGCGCTCGAAACGCAGCTACGCGAGCTGATCGACAAACGCAATGCCCGCATCCAGATCCTCGACGATTTCAACGATTTGTATCACTTGCGCCTCGGCCCGCTCATGGGCCGTATTCTGGAGCTACGCAAACAGCTGGCCGCCAGCGCGCAGCGTAGGCAAGAGGCCGAACTCAGACGACGTGAAAAGGACTATCAGTCCTGCCAGCAGTATATTTCTCAGGCTATCGATCAGTTAGTGAAGCTTAAACAGCACTGGGTAAGCCTTAGCTCAACCTCCCGGGAAGCGGTGGAAACCAGAGAGCGTATTCAGCAGCAGACGGAACTTATCACCTCCCTGCTGGCGGAAATTCGCGAGCTGGAGAATGATTTCTCGCGTCAGGATGACAGCGCAACCCGACAGGCGCGTGAAGAGGCCGATCACGAATATGAGGAATATCAGGAGCAGCATCAGGATGCGCAGCACCGCTATGCGCGCGATCAGCGCCTCTCTGCTGATGAACGTAATGAGCTTAAACGCCTGTGGCGCCAGGCCAGCCGACTCTGCCACCCGGACGTGGTCGCCGATGAGCTGAAAGAAAAAGCGCACCAGATGATGGTTCAACTTAACCAGGCCAGGCAGAATGCCGACCTGGCCACGATCCGTTCGCTACTTACCCAGTTGCAAAGCGGTCTGGAGCCGATGCTGGCGAGCGACAGGCTGAACAATCTTGCCCATCTGCGCAGTAAGATAGAGCAACTCAGAACGCAAATTAACGCCCTGCTCAAAGAGATAAGCGAGCTGGAAACGGAGAACGCCTGGCGTCTTGCCACATCCGTAACCGACAAAGAAGCGTACTTTGCTGAGCAGGAGCGCGCATTAGCGGAAATTCGCGATACGCTGGAAGTTCAGGTAAAACATGCGGAACAAGAGATCCTCGCCGGGTAA
- a CDS encoding flagellar brake protein has product MSFGLMKDNKFEIIAVFREELLKKTKLELKYANTSVVTQLEKVDFEHFVIPHHKDIVTKKIQTFILHSENGIIKFNARIDQEMSDGMENALAYFIPEMVFLIQRRQHQRFSFLKGHSFNCFGRYKNGENYSFKIKNMSRGGCALIAQDANTRFLYKDAVIKGASLDFEQFGYLQLDLKVVDVVMVNEFDAENQLYSCYQVSCRFDFKNSREEAEIERIIISFLMGNKVRRL; this is encoded by the coding sequence ATGAGTTTTGGATTGATGAAGGATAACAAGTTTGAAATTATCGCTGTTTTCCGTGAAGAGCTACTAAAGAAGACTAAACTAGAGCTTAAATATGCCAACACTAGTGTGGTCACGCAGCTGGAAAAAGTTGATTTTGAACATTTTGTTATCCCTCACCATAAGGATATTGTCACCAAAAAGATCCAAACGTTTATTCTTCACAGTGAAAATGGAATTATAAAATTTAACGCCAGAATTGATCAGGAAATGTCAGACGGCATGGAGAATGCGCTGGCGTATTTCATTCCCGAGATGGTCTTTCTTATACAACGACGCCAGCATCAGCGCTTCTCCTTCCTGAAGGGACACAGTTTCAACTGCTTTGGACGATATAAAAATGGAGAGAATTATTCTTTCAAAATTAAAAATATGTCCAGGGGGGGATGCGCATTAATTGCGCAGGATGCGAATACGCGTTTTCTCTATAAAGATGCCGTCATAAAAGGCGCGTCTCTGGATTTTGAACAATTCGGCTATTTGCAACTCGACTTAAAAGTGGTGGATGTGGTGATGGTCAATGAATTTGATGCAGAGAATCAGCTGTATTCCTGTTATCAGGTCTCCTGTCGTTTTGATTTTAAAAATTCGCGTGAAGAAGCAGAGATCGAAAGAATCATCATTAGTTTTTTAATGGGCAATAAAGTTCGACGGCTATAA